The proteins below come from a single Anguilla rostrata isolate EN2019 chromosome 3, ASM1855537v3, whole genome shotgun sequence genomic window:
- the LOC135250124 gene encoding insulinoma-associated protein 1a-like encodes MPRGFLVKRRKKAGAVSYRVREDCLPSQGSQVFVFGSDVPCTTDRTHGSTAALPSACSSYIRNIQDRVKFGGMPEAECAPTLSPNRPVSAEYPQHFPSGDCLDRKLNSSSPVQAESFPEPSLTINGSPRTLVPSLAEMTTKLGSMCSESVPVAVKRPASSSTKAKHTNPKKHRPSSSTQAEKKQVHRDDVTTSPVLGLRIKESPDEDAKPRSNSPLGEFICQLCKERYSDPLTLAQHKCSRIVRVEYRCTECDKVFSCPANLASHRRWHKPRSSHPNGSSTESEDSQSIPLPVVQDQTVNVREASTPSPQLSDPGSEEEMTFDCPQCCKKFRRQAYLRKHLALHNRQAAGLQQKGTHSTVKKARPNSIETGLVYLGGDSSITEPTGAGEVYPCRFCGENFFSSPGLTRHINKSHPTENRQVILLSLTG; translated from the coding sequence ATGCCACGGGGTTTTTTGGTAAAGCGCAGGAAAAAGGCTGGAGCCGTCTCCTACAGGGTAAGAGAGGATTGTTTGCCGTCGCAAGGGTCCCAAGTATTCGTCTTTGGCTCGGACGTGCCTTGCACTACGGACAGAACCCATGGCAGCACAGCAGCCTTGCCATCAGCTTGCAGCAGCTACATTCGAAATATACAGGACAGGGTCAAATTCGGCGGGATGCCTGAAGCTGAATGCGCACCGACCCTAAGTCCAAACCGGCCTGTCAGCGCAGAGTACCCTCAGCATTTTCCTTCGGGAGATTGCCTTGACCGAAAGCTCAACTCCAGCTCACCGGTTCAGGCTGAATCGTTTCCGGAACCAAGCCTCACAATTAACGGTTCTCCCAGAACATTAGTACCTTCTTTGGCAGAAATGACCACGAAACTGGGTTCCATGTGCAGTGAGTCAGTTCCTGTAGCTGTCAAGCGACCCGCTTCTTCAAGCACCAAAGCAAAGCATACGAATCCAAAAAAGCACAGGCCGTCAAGCTCAACCCAAGCGGAGAAAAAACAGGTACACCGAGATGACGTCACTACATCGCCAGTCCTTGGGTTGCGCATCAAAGAAAGCCCAGATGAGGATGCCAAGCCGCGGTCCAATAGCCCTCTCGGAGAGTTTATTTGCCAACTTTGCAAGGAGAGATACTCAGATCCATTGACCCTAGCGCAACACAAGTGCTCCAGAATCGTGAGGGTCGAGTACCGGTGCACTGAATGTGATAAAGTCTTCAGCTGTCCAGCCAACCTGGCTTCCCATCGGCGCTGGCACAAGCCAAGGAGCTCACATCCCAACGGCAGCTCAACGGAAAGCGAGGATAGCCAGTCCATCCCCCTACCAGTCGTTCAGGATCAGACCGTTAACGTCAGAGAAGCAAGCACACCTTCCCCGCAGCTCTCAGATCCTGGATCTGAAGAGGAGATGACGTTCGACTGTCCGCAGTGTTGTAAGAAATTCCGGCGACAAGCCTACCTGAGGAAACACCTGGCGCTACACAACAGGCAGGCAGCCGGTCTGCAGCAGAAGGGCACGCATTCCACAGTGAAGAAGGCAAGACCAAACTCAATCGAAACTGGACTGGTCTACCTCGGGGGGGACTCGTCAATAACAGAACCTACAGGGGCCGGTGAGGTATACCCATGCAGATTCTGTGGGGAGAATTTTTTCTCCTCGCCTGGGCTGACGAGACACATCAACAAAAGTCACCCAACAGAAAATAGGCAGGTTATTCTACTGTCTCTAACAGGCTGA